A single Thunnus thynnus chromosome 6, fThuThy2.1, whole genome shotgun sequence DNA region contains:
- the LOC137184679 gene encoding rhodopsin — translation MNGTEGPYFYVPMVNTTGVVRSPYDYPQYYLVNPAAYAALGAYMFLLILLGFPINFLTLYVTIEHKKLRTPLNYILLNLAVADLFMVFGGFTTTMYTSMHGYFVLGRLGCNLEGFFATHGGQIALWSLVVLAIERWVVVCKPFSNFRFGENHAIMGLALTWVMACSCSVPPLVGWSRYIPEGMQCSCGIDYYTRAEGFNNESFVIYMFTCHFLIPLIVIFFCYGRLLCAVKEAAAAQQESETTQRAEREVTRMVIIMVIAFLVCWVPYASVAVWIFTNQGAEFGPVFMTIPAFFAKSSSIYNPMIYICMNKQFRHCMITTLCCGKNPFEEEEGASSTASKTEASSVSSSSVSPA, via the coding sequence ATGAACGGCACAGAGGGACCCTATTTCTATGTCCCTATGGTTAACACCACCGGCGTTGTCCGGAGTCCTTATGATTATCCTCAGTACTACCTTGTCAACCCAGCAGCTTATGCTGCCCTGGGTGCCTACATGTTTTTACTCATCCTTCTTGGCTTTCCCATCAACTTCCTCACTCTGTACGTCACCATCGAACACAAGAAGCTGCGAACCCCTCTAAACTACATCCTGCTGAATCTCGCGGTGGCTGACCTCTTCATGGTGTTCGGAGGATTCACGACAACGATGTACACCTCTATGCATGGCTACTTCGTCCTTGGACGCCTTGGCTGCAATCTGGAAGGATTCTTTGCTACCCATGGTGGTCAGATTGCCCTCTGGTCACTGGTTGTTCTGGCTATTGAGAGGTGGGTGGTTGTCTGCAAGCCCTTCAGCAACTTCCGCTTTGGGGAGAACCACGCAATCATGGGCTTGGCCCTCACCTGGGTTATGGCTTGCTCTTGTTCCGTGCCCCCTCTTGTTGGCTGGTCCCGTTACATCCCTGAGGGCATGCAGTGCTCATGTGGAATCGACTACTACACACGGGCAGAAGGTTTCAACAATGAGTCCTTCGTTATCTACATGTTCACATGCCACTTCCTCATCCCACTGATTGTGATCTTCTTCTGCTATGGCCGTCTGCTCTGCGCTGTCaaggaggctgctgctgctcagcaggAGTCTGAGACCACCCAGAGGGCTGAGAGGGAAGTCACCCGCATGGTCATTATCATGGTCATTGCCTTCCTGGTATGTTGGGTACCCTATGCCAGTGTGGCTGTTTGGATCTTCACAAATCAGGGCGCTGAGTTTGGACCTGTCTTCATGACCATCCCGGCATTCTTTGCCAAGAGTTCCTCCATCTACAACCCAATGATCTACATCTGCATGAACAAGCAGTTCCGCCACTGCATGATCACCACCTTGTGCTGCGGAAAGAATCCCttcgaggaggaggagggagcatCCTCTACTGCCTCCAAGACCGAggcctcctctgtctcctccagcTCTGTGTCTCCTGCATAA